The following proteins are co-located in the Vidua macroura isolate BioBank_ID:100142 chromosome 1, ASM2450914v1, whole genome shotgun sequence genome:
- the THNSL1 gene encoding LOW QUALITY PROTEIN: threonine synthase-like 1 (The sequence of the model RefSeq protein was modified relative to this genomic sequence to represent the inferred CDS: deleted 1 base in 1 codon) gives MRGGASAATCSSGRRGTAAQAQLLPVPRGAEGGGARWTARARYLLQRPPPPPQLSGLSSCRGKKKTITHQKMFHIFQYQPLRLITQNNLSSMCLKLMLSRPVAFAQIWKSWFSSHSLLGKKNIILMGPPGAGKTTTGRIVGQKLDCPVIDIDDDVLETTWNMSVSEKLQDVGYEEFLEEEGKALLNFSASGSVISLSGSNPMHAAGMQHIKKNGIVVYLDVPTTVIMSRLKSKQMDRIVGLSPGISLKDVLQFRKQFYKRWFDIRVLCGGDVAAEVVAEKVLDAVKRYQDSELETFISTRSSRTGRSREEDSHKLYFSDVVTQGLALDGGLFVPERGLPKFTAEEWQGLIEATYIERAQVILEKCIHPADIPASKLAEIIETAYGENFSCSKVAPVRHLAGNQFLLELFHGPTASFKDFALQLMPHLFAYCIPRSCNYLILVATSGDTGSAVLDGFSRLHDTDKQRIALVNFFPEDGVSPIQKSQMIGCQKENAWSVGVKSDFDFCQTAIKQIFTNSDFTGFLAVEYGTALAAANSINWARLLPQIIYHASAYLDLVHQGIISFGSPVDICIPTGNFGNMLAAFYAKMMGIPIRKSICASNENNVLTEFIRTGVYDLRGRKLISSFSPAVDILKSSNLERYLHLIGNEDGQLVTQLFNQLENQGHFQLQKELLGKLQQDLVAGWCSDEDCLAAIHSVYNTTGYILDTHTAVAKVVADRLQDRTCPIIISSTAHYSKFAPAILRALRIAEINQNPLSQLHLLSSYSALPPIHWGLLETLKKTGNGDHQVCAADVSVLMSHIETLIQNHFMKVF, from the exons ATGAGGGGCGGGGCCTCCGCTGCCACCTGCTCCAGCGGCAGGCGCGGAACGGCCGCGCAGGCGCAGCTGCTGCCGGTACCGCGCGGCGCAGAGGGAGGCGGGGCCCGTTGGACTGCGCGTGCGCGGTACCTGTTGCAGCggcccccgcccccgccg caaTTAAGTGGATTGTCAAGTTGtcgtggaaaaaaaaaa acaataacTCATCAGAAGATGTTTCACATCTTTCAATATCAGCCTTTAAGACTAATAACCCAAAACAATCTTTCTAGCATGTGTTTAAAACTGATGCTTTCAAGACCTGTTGCATTTGCACAGATATGGAAGTCATGGTTCTCAAGTCATTCtcttcttggaaagaaaaatattatcctAATGGGACCTCCAGGTGCTGGGAAAACAACGACTGGGAGAATAGTGGGCCAGAAACTGGATTGCCCTGTCATAGACATAGATGATGATGTCCTTGAAACAACCTGGAATATGAGTGTGTCAGAAAAACTGCAGGATGTTGGTTATGAGGAGTTTttagaggaagaaggaaaagcccTGTTGAACTTCTCAGCATCTGGAAGTGTAATTTCCCTTAGTGGGTCCAATCCAATGCATGCTGCTGGCATGCAGCacataaagaaaaatggaataGTTGTGTATCTGGATGTGCCCACAACAGTCATTATGAGCAGGCTGAAATCAAAGCAAATGGATCGTATTGTGGGCCTGTCTCCTGGTATTTCTCTCAAAGACGTACTTCAGTTCAGGAAGCAGTTCTACAAAAGATGGTTTGACATCCGTGTTCTTTGTGGAGGGGATGTTGCAGCAGAGGTTGTAGCAGAAAAGGTACTTGATGCTGTGAAGAGATACCAAGACTCAGAACTGGAAACTTTCATTTCAACGAGGTCTAGTAGGACTGGAAGAAGTAGAGAAGAAGACTCTCACAAATTATATTTCAGTGATGTTGTTACTCAGGGCTTAGCCCTTGATGGAGGACTCTTTGTTCCTGAGAGAGGACTTCCAAAATTCACTGCTGAAGAATGGCAAGGTCTGATAGAAGCAACTTACATTGAAAGAGCCCAGGTGATACTAGAAAAATGCATACATCCTGCTGATATTCCTGCTTCTAAGCTGGCAGAAATTATTGAAACTGCTTATGGAGAAAACTTTAGCTGTTCTAAAGTTGCCCCAGTTAGGCATCTGGCAGGCAATCAGTTCCTTCTTGAGTTATTTCATGGACCAACAGCATCATTTAAAGATTTTGCATTACAGTTGATGCCACATTTGTTTGCCTACTGCATTCCCAGAAGCTGCAATTACTTGATTCTGGTAGCTACTTCTGGTGACACAGGGAGTGCTGTTCTGGATGGCTTTAGTCGTCTCCATGACACTGATAAACAGAGAATTGCTctggtgaatttttttcctgaggatgGAGTAAGCCCAATTCAAAAATCACAAATGATTGGCTGTCAGAAGGAAAATGCTTGGTCAGTGGGTGTCAAAtcagattttgatttttgcCAGACAGCTATAAAGCAAATCTTTACTAATTCTGATTTTACTGGCTTTCTTGCAGTAGAATATGGAACAGCTTTAGCTGCAGCGAACTCCATAAACTGGGCACGACTGCTTCCTCAGATAATTTATCATGCCTCTGCATACCTTGATCTCGTTCATCAAGGTATTATTTCTTTTGGAAGCCCGGTAGACATTTGCATTCCTACGGGAAACTTTGGCAACATGTTAGCTGCTTTCTATGCTAAAATGATGGGAATTCCCATTAGGAAAAGTATTTGTGCTTCCAATGAAAACAATGTTTTGACTGAATTCATAAGAACAGGTGTTTATGATTTgaggggaagaaaattaatttccagttttTCACCAGCAGTAGATATTTTGAAGTCCTCCAATCTTGAGCGATACTTACACCTGATTGGTAATGAAGATGGACAACTGGTGACACAACTATTTAATCAGCTGGAAAATCAGGGCCActtccagctgcagaaagaGCTACTTGGAAAGCTTCAGCAGGATTTAGTGGCTGGCTGGTGCTCTGATGAGGACTGTCTGGCTGCCATTCACTCTGTGTACAATACTACAGGATATATTTTGGATACACACACAGCTGTTGCTAAAGTAGTTGCAGATCGATTACAAGATAGAACTTGTCCAATTATTATTTCATCTACAGCTCATTATTCTAAGTTTGCACCTGCTATCTTGAGGGCCTTGAGGATTgcagaaataaatcagaatCCATTAAGTCAGCTTCATTTGCTGAGTTCTTACAGCGCTCTGCCTCCAATCCACTGGGGCCTATTGGAGACCCtgaaaaagacaggaaatggGGATCACcaggtctgtgctgctgatgtGAGTGTGCTGATGTCCCATATAGAAACCTTAATTCAAAATCATTTTATGAAAGTTTTTTGA
- the ENKUR gene encoding enkurin produces the protein MGTPRPEPHEQASASLCPDSRGGSMATQSAQEGACDPPPRPKQPGKADGYISKLRELVKHEAEKNKSQWKTMGPAKVAVPSPNDFLQKRSKEPKLAPKKKEEDGKKLLPLSVPPRTYHPVTRIKKNFINKNAVAVITGEPKKPRHFCVDTRQGDKYLLEPSGLFPKYIKKKNYGVLPKYVTRRNEEIKREEEEYQASVLEQLKKKAMKALSEEERTNVLKALKKKWEEINHAYQGLPILTDTMYKKMHKEELELKLQQLEHDIAAIEKHKTVYIANV, from the exons ATGGGTACCCCGCGTCCAGAGCCCCACGAGCAGGCGAGCGCTTCCCTGTGCCCGGACTCTCGCGGCGGCAGCATGGCCACGCAGAGTGCCCAGGAGGGCGCCTGTgaccccccgccccggccgAAGCAGCCCGGCAAAGCTGACGG GTATATATCCAAACTTAGAGAACTTGTGAAAcatgaagcagagaaaaataaatctcagtgGAAAACTATGGGGCCAGCAAAAGTTGCAGTGCCATCTCCAAATGATTTTCTGCAGAAACGTTCCAAGGAGCCCAAGCTAGCACCAA aaaaaaaagaagaggatgGTAAAAAATTGCTTCCATTATCAGTGCCACCCAGGACATACCACCCAGTTACTCgcattaaaaagaattttataaataaaaatgcagttgcTGTTATAACGGGAGAGCCTAAAAAGCCTCGACATTTTTGTGTTGATACAAGACAGGGAGATAAATATCTCCTTGAACCTTCAGGActttttccaaaatacattaaaaaaaag AATTATGGTGTTTTACCAAAATACGTGACACggagaaatgaagaaattaagagagaggaggaagaataTCAGGCCAGTGTTTTGGAGCAACTCAAGAAGAAAGCCATGAAAGCTCTATCTGAAGAAGAAAGGACAAATGTTCTGAAG gcactgaaaaagaaatgggagGAAATAAATCATGCATATCAGGGTCTTCCAATACTAACAGACACTATGTACAAGAAGATGCATAAAGAAGAGCTGGAATTAAAGCTGCAACAACTGGAGCATGACATAGCAGCAATTGAGAAGCATAAAACTGTCTACATTGCAAATGTGTAA